Proteins encoded in a region of the Macaca mulatta isolate MMU2019108-1 chromosome X, T2T-MMU8v2.0, whole genome shotgun sequence genome:
- the USP27X gene encoding ubiquitin carboxyl-terminal hydrolase 27, which produces MCKDYVYDKDIEQIAKEEQGEALKLQASTSTEVSHQQCSVPGLGEKFPTWETTKPELELLGHNPRRRRITSSFTIGLRGLINLGNTCFMNCIVQALTHTPILRDFFLSDRHRCEMPSPELCLVCEMSSLFRELYSGNPSPHVPYKLLHLVWIHARHLAGYRQQDAHEFLIAALDVLHRHCKGDDVGKAANNPNHCNCIIDQIFTGGLQSDVTCQACHGVSTTIDPCWDISLDLPGSCTSFWPMSPGRESSVNGESHIPGITTLTDCLRRFTRPEHLGSSAKIKCGSCQSYQESTKQLTMNKLPVVACFHFKRFEHSAKQRRKITTYISFPLELDMTPFMASSKESRMNGQLQLPTNSGNNENKYSLFAVVNHQGTLESGHYTSFIRHHKDQWFKCDDAVITKASIKDVLDSEGYLLFYHKQVLEHESEKVKEMNTQAY; this is translated from the coding sequence ATGTGTAAGGACTATGTATATGACAAAGACATTGAGCAAATTGCCAAAGAAGAGCAAGGAGAAGCTTTGAAATTACAAGCCTCCACCTCAACAGAGGTTTCTCACCAGCAGTGTTCAGTGCCAGGCCTTGGCGAGAAATTCCCAACCTGGGAAACAACCAAACCAGAATTAGAACTGCTGGGGCACAACCCGAGGAGAAGAAGAATCACGTCCAGCTTTACGATCGGTTTAAGAGGACTCATCAATCTTGGCAACACGTGCTTTATGAACTGCATCGTCCAGGCCCTCACCCACACGCCAATACTGAgagatttctttctctctgacaGGCACCGATGTGAGATGCCGAGTCCTGAGTTGTGTCTGGTCTGTGAGATGTCGTCGCTGTTTCGGGAGTTGTATTCTGGAAACCCGTCTCCTCATGTGCCCTATAAGTTACTGCACCTGGTGTGGATACATGCCCGCCATTTAGCAGGGTACAGGCAACAGGATGCCCACGAGTTCCTCATTGCAGCATTAGATGTCCTGCACAGGCACTGCAAAGGTGATGATGTCGGGAAGGCGGCCAACAATCCCAACCACTGTAACTGCATCATAGACCAAATCTTCACAGGTGGCCTACAGTCTGATGTCACCTGTCAAGCCTGCCATGGCGTCTCCACCACGATAGACCCATGCTGGGACATTAGTTTGGACTTGCCTGGCTCTTGTACCTCCTTCTGGCCCATGAGCCCAGGGAGGGAGAGCAGTGTGAATGGGGAAAGCCACATACCAGGAATCACCACCCTCACGGACTGCTTGCGGAGGTTTACGAGGCCAGAGCACTTAGGAAGCAGTGCCAAAATCAAATGTGGTAGTTGCCAAAGCTACCAGGAATCTACCAAACAGCTCACAATGAATAAATTACCTGTCGTTGCCTGTTTTCATTTCAAACGGTTTGAACATTCAGCCAAACAGAGGCGCAAGATCACTACATACATTTCCTTTCCTCTGGAGCTGGATATGACACCGTTTATGGCCTCAAGTAAAGAGAGCAGAATGAATGGACAATTGCAGCTGCCAACCAATAGtggaaacaatgaaaataagTATTCCTTGTTTGCTGTAGTTAATCACCAAGGAACCTTGGAGAGTGGCCACTATACCAGCTTCATCCGGCACCACAAGGACCAGTGGTTCAAGTGTGATGATGCCGTCATCACTAAGGCCAGTATTAAGGATGTACTGGACAGTGAAGGGTATTTACTGTTCTATCACAAACAGGTGCTGGAACATGAGtcagaaaaagtgaaagaaatgaaCACACAAGCCTACTGA